A window of the Mus musculus strain C57BL/6J chromosome 18, GRCm38.p6 C57BL/6J genome harbors these coding sequences:
- the Psmg2 gene encoding proteasome assembly chaperone 2 isoform 1 (isoform 1 is encoded by transcript variant 1), translated as MFVPCGESVPDLTNFTLLMPAVSVGNVGQLAIDLIISTLNMCKIGYFYTDCLVPMVGNNPYATEEENSNELSINTEVYSLPSKKLVVLQLRSIFIKYKSKSFCEKLLAWVESSGCARIIVLSSSHSYHRNDAQLRSTPFRYLLTPCLQKSVQNKIKSLNWLEMEKSRCIPEMSDSEFCIRIPGGGITKTLYDESCSKEIQMAVLLKFVSEGDNIPDAVSLVEYLNEWLQIIKPCNDGPMASALPWKIPSSWRLLFGSGLPPALF; from the exons atgTTCGTTCCCTGCGGGGAGTCGGTCCCCGACCTAACGAACTTTACACTCCTGATG CCAGCAGTATCCGTTGGAAATGTTGGCCAGCTTGCAATAGATCTGATTATTTCTACACTGAACATGTGTAAGATTGGTTATTTCTATACTGATTGCCTGGTGCCAATGGTTGGAAACAATCCATATGCAACTGAAGAAGAAAATTCAAATGAGCTCAGTATAAATACTGAAG TGTATTCCTTACCGTCAAAGAAGCTAGTGGTGCTTCAGTTAAGGTCCATCTTTATTAAG TACAAATCGAAGTCATTCTGTGAAAAGCTGCTGGCCTGGGTGGAAAGCAGCGGCTGTGCCAGGATCATTGTTCTCTCAAGCAGCCATTCGTATCACCGCAACGATGCCCAGCTGCGCAG TACTCCCTTCCGGTATCTGCTTACACCTTGTTTGCAAAAGAGtgttcagaataaaataaagagccTGAACTGGCTAGAAATGGAAAAGAGTCGGTGCATCCCTGAGATGAGCGATTCTGAGTTTTGTATTCGCATTCCTGGAGGTGGAATCACAAAAACGCTCTATGACGAAAG CTGTTCTAAAGAGATCCAGATGGCAGTTCTGCTAAAATTTGTTTCAGAAGGGGACAATATCCCAGATGCCGTCAGCCTTGTGGAGTACCTTAATGAATGGCTTCAGATAATCAAACCctgt AACGACGGCCCCATGGCATCTGCCCTGCCTTGGAAGATCCCCAGCTCTTGGCGGCTGCTCTTTGGCAGTGGGCTTCCTCCCGCGCTGTTTTGA
- the Psmg2 gene encoding proteasome assembly chaperone 2 isoform 2 (isoform 2 is encoded by transcript variant 2) — MCKIGYFYTDCLVPMVGNNPYATEEENSNELSINTEVYSLPSKKLVVLQLRSIFIKYKSKSFCEKLLAWVESSGCARIIVLSSSHSYHRNDAQLRSTPFRYLLTPCLQKSVQNKIKSLNWLEMEKSRCIPEMSDSEFCIRIPGGGITKTLYDESCSKEIQMAVLLKFVSEGDNIPDAVSLVEYLNEWLQIIKPCNDGPMASALPWKIPSSWRLLFGSGLPPALF, encoded by the exons ATGTGTAAGATTGGTTATTTCTATACTGATTGCCTGGTGCCAATGGTTGGAAACAATCCATATGCAACTGAAGAAGAAAATTCAAATGAGCTCAGTATAAATACTGAAG TGTATTCCTTACCGTCAAAGAAGCTAGTGGTGCTTCAGTTAAGGTCCATCTTTATTAAG TACAAATCGAAGTCATTCTGTGAAAAGCTGCTGGCCTGGGTGGAAAGCAGCGGCTGTGCCAGGATCATTGTTCTCTCAAGCAGCCATTCGTATCACCGCAACGATGCCCAGCTGCGCAG TACTCCCTTCCGGTATCTGCTTACACCTTGTTTGCAAAAGAGtgttcagaataaaataaagagccTGAACTGGCTAGAAATGGAAAAGAGTCGGTGCATCCCTGAGATGAGCGATTCTGAGTTTTGTATTCGCATTCCTGGAGGTGGAATCACAAAAACGCTCTATGACGAAAG CTGTTCTAAAGAGATCCAGATGGCAGTTCTGCTAAAATTTGTTTCAGAAGGGGACAATATCCCAGATGCCGTCAGCCTTGTGGAGTACCTTAATGAATGGCTTCAGATAATCAAACCctgt AACGACGGCCCCATGGCATCTGCCCTGCCTTGGAAGATCCCCAGCTCTTGGCGGCTGCTCTTTGGCAGTGGGCTTCCTCCCGCGCTGTTTTGA